The following coding sequences are from one Brienomyrus brachyistius isolate T26 chromosome 2, BBRACH_0.4, whole genome shotgun sequence window:
- the LOC125712386 gene encoding heterogeneous nuclear ribonucleoprotein H2-like isoform X2, which yields MAGFCRSLLRSAGYRTMVRLVSPKVGRDVDRGAAGMLGHLCGKGPQFSCRSLAAPLAEPVSLRAFSTEAGVPFNEEEYPPLPEYNSSRERKDKEVFIIFAKGLPWSCTAEDLLAFFSDCKIRDGVNGIHLMQKENGQPSGKAFIEMERKEDLQKALRKHRHYLGPRYVEVKEASDHDIEGLQAAPAQRSAQDGVVKLQGLPYSCTVEDVTQFFSGLDIVENGVKFVLDKRGRSSGIAFVEFASQEMADLALKRDREEIGNRYIEVFPSRKSVVPSQHSSWGAPSTTSASESAPPHDNWNASDSDTESPQAAPAQPPAQDGVVKLRGLPFSCTVEDVTQFFSGLDIVENGVTFALDKRGRSSGIAFVEFASQEMADLALKRDREEIGNRYIEVFPSQKSSITSCLGSRRTESPGFPADRSSESPHLHPPSSGRSAKDPASLQHRVHMRGLPFLATGQDVANFFSPLQPAKICMEYGGDGRASGEADVYFPCHEDAVSAMSRDKARMNDRYIELFLNSAAAQSKPDSADAASESDRSS from the exons ATGGCCGGCTTCTGCAGGTCCTTACTGCGCTCGGCAGGGTACCGCACGATGGTGCGGCTGGTGTCTCCGAAGGTCGGCCGCGACGTAGACCGGGGCGCAGCCGGGATGCTCGGTCACTTATGCGGCAAGGGTCCGCAATTCAGCTGCCGCTCACTCGCTGCCCCCCTGGCGGAGCCCGTGTCCCTGCGCGCTTTCTCCACAGAG GCAGGCGTCCCTTTCAATGAGGAGGAGTACCCTCCTTTACCGGAATACAATTCAAGCAGAGAGAGAAAGGATAAGGAGGTCTTCATAATCTTTGCAAAAGGCCTGCCCTGGTCATGCACGGCCGAAGATCTCCTCGCGTTTTTCTCAG ATTGCAAGATCCGTGATGGGGTGAACGGCATTCATCTAATGCAGAAAGAAAACGGGCAGCCCAGTGGTAAAGCTTTTATTGAGATGGAGCGCAAGGAAGACCTGCAGAAGGCTCTGAGGAAGCACAGACATTATCTTGGCCCACGTTACGTAGAAG TAAAAGAAGCATCGGACCATGACATCGAAGGCCTACAGGCAGCCCCAGCTCAGCGCTCAGCCCAGGATGGCGTGGTTAAACTCCAGGGTCTTCCGTACAGCTGTACTGTAGAGGATGTCACCCAGTTCTTTTCAG GTCTGGACATCGTTGAAAACGGCGTGAAGTTTGTTCTGGACAAGAGAGGGAGAAGTTCAGGCATCGCTTTTGTGGAATTTGCATCTCAGGAAATGGCAGATTTGGCTCTAAAGAGAGACCGAGAGGAAATAGGAAACAG GTACATCGAAGTGTTCCCAAGCAGAAAGAGTGTCGTGCCGTCTCAGCATAGCAGCTGGGGGGCACCATCCACAACCTCCGCCTCTGAGAGCGCGCCCCCCCATGACAACTGGAACG CATCGGACAGTGACACTGAAAGCCCACAGGCAGCTCCAGCCCAGCCCCCGGCCCAGGATGGCGTGGTTAAACTACGAGGTCTTCCGTTCAGCTGCACTGTAGAGGATGTAACCCAGTTCTTTTCAG GTCTGGACATCGTTGAAAACGGCGTGACGTTTGCTCTGGACAAGAGAGGGAGAAGTTCAGGCATCGcgtttgtggaatttgcatcTCAGGAAATGGCAGATTTGGCTCTAAAGAGAGATCGAGAGGAAATAGGAAACAG GTACATAGAGGTGTTTCCTAGTCAGAAAAGTTCCATCACATCCTGCTTGGGTAGCAGGAGGACAGAGTCTCCCGGGTTCCCAGCCGACAGGAGCAGCGAATCGCCTCATCTTCATCCTCCAAGCA GTGGCAGATCTGCGAAGGACCCTGCTTCCCTCCAGCACCGTGTCCATATGAGAGGTCTGCCCTTCCTGGCTACTGGCCAAGATGTTGCCAAT TTCTTCTCGCCGCTGCAGCCGGCAAAGATTTGCATGGAGTATGGTGGCGACGGCCGGGCCAGCGGCGAGGCTGACGTCTACTTCCCGTGCCACGAGGACGCTGTGTCGGCCATGTCCAGAGATAAGGCCAGGATGA ACGACAGGTACATTGAACTCTTCCTGAATTCTGCTGCGGCACAGAGTAAGCCGGACTCTGCAGACGCGGCCTCAGAAAGCGACAG AAGCAGCTGA
- the LOC125712386 gene encoding heterogeneous nuclear ribonucleoprotein H2-like isoform X1 → MAGFCRSLLRSAGYRTMVRLVSPKVGRDVDRGAAGMLGHLCGKGPQFSCRSLAAPLAEPVSLRAFSTEAGVPFNEEEYPPLPEYNSSRERKDKEVFIIFAKGLPWSCTAEDLLAFFSDCKIRDGVNGIHLMQKENGQPSGKAFIEMERKEDLQKALRKHRHYLGPRYVEVKEASDHDIEGLQAAPAQRSAQDGVVKLQGLPYSCTVEDVTQFFSGLDIVENGVKFVLDKRGRSSGIAFVEFASQEMADLALKRDREEIGNRYIEVFPSRKSVVPSQHSSWGAPSTTSASESAPPHDNWNEASDSDTESPQAAPAQPPAQDGVVKLRGLPFSCTVEDVTQFFSGLDIVENGVTFALDKRGRSSGIAFVEFASQEMADLALKRDREEIGNRYIEVFPSQKSSITSCLGSRRTESPGFPADRSSESPHLHPPSSGRSAKDPASLQHRVHMRGLPFLATGQDVANFFSPLQPAKICMEYGGDGRASGEADVYFPCHEDAVSAMSRDKARMNDRYIELFLNSAAAQSKPDSADAASESDRSS, encoded by the exons ATGGCCGGCTTCTGCAGGTCCTTACTGCGCTCGGCAGGGTACCGCACGATGGTGCGGCTGGTGTCTCCGAAGGTCGGCCGCGACGTAGACCGGGGCGCAGCCGGGATGCTCGGTCACTTATGCGGCAAGGGTCCGCAATTCAGCTGCCGCTCACTCGCTGCCCCCCTGGCGGAGCCCGTGTCCCTGCGCGCTTTCTCCACAGAG GCAGGCGTCCCTTTCAATGAGGAGGAGTACCCTCCTTTACCGGAATACAATTCAAGCAGAGAGAGAAAGGATAAGGAGGTCTTCATAATCTTTGCAAAAGGCCTGCCCTGGTCATGCACGGCCGAAGATCTCCTCGCGTTTTTCTCAG ATTGCAAGATCCGTGATGGGGTGAACGGCATTCATCTAATGCAGAAAGAAAACGGGCAGCCCAGTGGTAAAGCTTTTATTGAGATGGAGCGCAAGGAAGACCTGCAGAAGGCTCTGAGGAAGCACAGACATTATCTTGGCCCACGTTACGTAGAAG TAAAAGAAGCATCGGACCATGACATCGAAGGCCTACAGGCAGCCCCAGCTCAGCGCTCAGCCCAGGATGGCGTGGTTAAACTCCAGGGTCTTCCGTACAGCTGTACTGTAGAGGATGTCACCCAGTTCTTTTCAG GTCTGGACATCGTTGAAAACGGCGTGAAGTTTGTTCTGGACAAGAGAGGGAGAAGTTCAGGCATCGCTTTTGTGGAATTTGCATCTCAGGAAATGGCAGATTTGGCTCTAAAGAGAGACCGAGAGGAAATAGGAAACAG GTACATCGAAGTGTTCCCAAGCAGAAAGAGTGTCGTGCCGTCTCAGCATAGCAGCTGGGGGGCACCATCCACAACCTCCGCCTCTGAGAGCGCGCCCCCCCATGACAACTGGAACG AAGCATCGGACAGTGACACTGAAAGCCCACAGGCAGCTCCAGCCCAGCCCCCGGCCCAGGATGGCGTGGTTAAACTACGAGGTCTTCCGTTCAGCTGCACTGTAGAGGATGTAACCCAGTTCTTTTCAG GTCTGGACATCGTTGAAAACGGCGTGACGTTTGCTCTGGACAAGAGAGGGAGAAGTTCAGGCATCGcgtttgtggaatttgcatcTCAGGAAATGGCAGATTTGGCTCTAAAGAGAGATCGAGAGGAAATAGGAAACAG GTACATAGAGGTGTTTCCTAGTCAGAAAAGTTCCATCACATCCTGCTTGGGTAGCAGGAGGACAGAGTCTCCCGGGTTCCCAGCCGACAGGAGCAGCGAATCGCCTCATCTTCATCCTCCAAGCA GTGGCAGATCTGCGAAGGACCCTGCTTCCCTCCAGCACCGTGTCCATATGAGAGGTCTGCCCTTCCTGGCTACTGGCCAAGATGTTGCCAAT TTCTTCTCGCCGCTGCAGCCGGCAAAGATTTGCATGGAGTATGGTGGCGACGGCCGGGCCAGCGGCGAGGCTGACGTCTACTTCCCGTGCCACGAGGACGCTGTGTCGGCCATGTCCAGAGATAAGGCCAGGATGA ACGACAGGTACATTGAACTCTTCCTGAATTCTGCTGCGGCACAGAGTAAGCCGGACTCTGCAGACGCGGCCTCAGAAAGCGACAG AAGCAGCTGA
- the LOC125712323 gene encoding protein RUFY3-like: protein MAEESITSAGRDRDLHLPGVSDGPAAGGTDRRSANSPEEPLSPTSVIFFKEALGSSSVQLPKSTALHPGLPQCEPNTQKPARKKPKDPFAIERLNLMNMAKLSIKGLIESALNFGRTLDSDYAPLQQFFVVMEHCLKHGLKAKKTFLGQNKSLWGPLELVEKLNPEAAEITASVKELPGLKTPLGRGRAWLRLALMQKKLSDYMKTIINRKDLLSEFYEANALMMEEEGAVIAGLLVGLNVIDANLCMKGEDLDSQVGVIDFSMYLKDDGQSSRSPDGDEQITAILDQKNYVEELNRHLSASVNNLQIKVDALEKSNTKLTEELAIANNRVLTLQEEVSHMQGGSALLSECSHKGPGAEVTADDRVSGEVWKKLKEETQLRLDVESELEVQIGMKQEMELAMKMLEKDICEKQDALAALRKQLDDMRMLNQQLSLKTQSSDTALKQKSDIISHLEEKTTQMASMIKQLELRTRQAERQRGLAEEANRFFKQEFGDKIESLQLEVDELQRKRSSLEMELKKEKQRRSGPHPEAGGAVPAQKKPSSPPTDVKQQMEEIRKELEAVRKENVQLRTVLDEKESLSSSMSLSQTEDDQDQSLTECSQPSLCNMCGEESSLTRPKKRCNHCQMVFCENCLVHELPLPSSINPVQVCDQCHSQLLLQYSSSPS from the exons ATGGCGGAAGAGAGCATAACATCAGCAGGACGGGACCGGGATCTGCATCTTCCAGGGGTTTCCGATGGCCCCGCGGCCGGAGGGACCGATAGAAGGTCCGCCAACAGCCCAGAGGAGCCGCTTTCTCCTACTTCCGTCATCTTCTTTAAAGAGGCGCTGGGGTCGAGCTCCGTACAGTTACCCAAGAGTACGGCGCTCCACCCTGGGCTGCCGCAATGCGAGCCAAACACACAGAAACCTGCCCGAAAAA AACCGAAGGACCCCTTTGCAATTGAGAGGCTGAACCTGATGAACATGGCCAAGCTGAGCATCAAGGGTCTGATTGAGTCGGCGCTGAACTTCGGTCGGACGCTGGACTCCGACTACGCCCCTCTGCAGCAGTTCTTTGTCGTCATGGAGCACTGCCTGAAGCACGGCCTGAAAG CTAAGAAGACCTTCCTTGGACAGAACAAGTCTTTGTGGGGCCCTTTGGAGCTGGTGGAGAAGTTAAATCCAGAAGCCGCGGAAATTACAGCCAGTGTGAAGGAACTGCCAGGACTCAA AACACCTCTGGGTCGGGGCAGAGCCTGGTTACGGCTCGCCTTAATGCAGAAGAAGCTGTCGGATTACATGAAAACCATTATTAACCGAAAGGATCTGTTGAG TGAATTCTATGAAGCGAACGCACTGAtgatggaggaggagggagCCGTCATCGCAGGGCTATTAGTGGGTCTGAATGTCATCGACGCAAACCTCTGCATGAAAGGGGAGGACCTGGACTCACAG GTCGGGGTTATCGATTTCTCCATGTATCTGAAAGATGACGGGCAGAGCAGCAGGAGCCCGGACGG cgATGAACAGATTACAGCTATACTCGATCAGAAGAATTATGTTGAGGAGCTCAATCGGCATTTGAG CGCATCGGTGAATAATCTGCAAATAAAAGTCGATGCCCTTGAGAAATCAAATACAAAGCTGACAGAAGAG CTTGCTATTGCCAACAACAGAGTGCTGACTCTGCAAGAGGAGGTCTCTCACATGCAGGGGGGGAGCGCCCTCCTTTCAGAGTGCAGCCACAAG GGGCCTGGAGCAGAGGTGACTGCTGACGACCGGGTTTCAGGAGAGGTGTGGAAAAAGCTGAAGGAGGAAACGCAGCTTCGTCTG GATGTGGAGAGCGAGCTGGAGGTGCAGATTGGGATGAAGCAGGAGATGGAGCTGGCCATGAAGATGCTGGAGAAGGACATCTGCGAGAAGCAGGACGCTCTGGCAGCTCTGCGCAAGCAGCTGGACGACATGAGGATGCTGAACCAGCAGCTCTCCCTGAAGACTCAG AGCTCTGATACGGCCTTGAAACAGAAGAGTGACATCATTAGCCATCTGGAGGAGAAGACAACACAGATGGCCTCAATGATCAAGCAGCTGGAGCTCAG aaccaggcaggcagagcggCAGCGCGGCCTGGCAGAAGAGGCCAACCGCTTCTTCAAGCAAGAGTTCGGGGACAAAATCGAGAGTCTGCAGCTGGAGGTGGACGAGCTCCAGAGGAAGAG GTCCAGTTTGGAGATGGAGCTGAAGAAGGAAAAGCAGCGACGAAGCGGCCCCCATCCCGAGGCTGGAGGTGCAGTGCCTGCACAGAAGAAGCCGTCCTCTCCACCCACCGATGTCAAGCAGCAGATGGAGGAAATCCGGAAG GAGCTGGAGGCAGTGAGGAAGGAAAATGTCCAGCTGAGGACAGTGTTGGATGAGAAAGAGAGTCTCAGTTCCAGCAT GTCACTCTCACAGACTGAAGACGATCAG GATCAATCACTGACTGAATGCAGCCAGCCATCTCTCTGTAACATGTGTGGAGAGGAGTCGTCTCTGACTCGACCCAAG AAACGGTGCAATCACTGCCAAATGGTGTTCTGTGAGAACTGCCTGGTCCACGAGCTGCCGCTGCCGTCCTCCATCAACCCGGTGCAGGTGTGCGATCAGTGCCATTCCCAGTTACTGCTGCAGTACTCCTCCAGTCCCTCCTGA